The genomic region AATATAGGTACAGTTACTTCCTTTTTAAGAAAGTATATTGGTTCACGCAATGCTAATGGtcagataaaaaataataatgatgctGAAGAAGAAAGTATTGAAGCCAATactgttaaaaaaattgagtatttattaaaaagtaataaaattatactttttatgaAAGGAAGTAAAAGTTTTCCACAATGCAAATTTAGTAACGctgttgtttttattttaaatagtttaaaaataaaatacaatacaTATGACATTTTACAAGATGAACATATTAGGAATCAgctaaaaatttattctaaTTGGCCTACTTATCCGCAGCTATACATTAATAGTGAACTAATAGGCGGTCATGATATTATAAAGAGCATGTATGACAGCAACGAATTAAAGGGGATAATACCGCAGGATTGTTTGGAGGAGTGAGGGGCAAATTGGCTGCAAGTTATGTCGCTGCTATTGCTATTGATGTTACTCTTTCTTATTCTCATTTTTCATTCTCTTattcttttgctttttttagAGCTAAAATTACTTATTATGCTCGTAGTGGCGAGAA from Plasmodium malariae genome assembly, chromosome: 11 harbors:
- the GLP2 gene encoding glutaredoxin-like protein, putative, with product MNFIKKEEQGKFVDEEGTKLFYINSNKAKEYESHMDVLHAIVEDYDRLKVYVINKEDCSGNVSGSDNKFQFELYEHKELLKSFVNCNIGTVTSFLRKYIGSRNANGQIKNNNDAEEESIEANTVKKIEYLLKSNKIILFMKGSKSFPQCKFSNAVVFILNSLKIKYNTYDILQDEHIRNQLKIYSNWPTYPQLYINSELIGGHDIIKSMYDSNELKGIIPQDCLEE